A region of the Desulfobacter postgatei 2ac9 genome:
CTTGCCGTCCCGGTCAAGAATGTGGATGTCGTTATGGTCCATGGGGTTTTCGCTCATTGTGCAACGCTGCCTTTATACTGAATAATGTTTAAGAAGAAAATAGTATTATAAACATTTAAAAATACATGGCAACACAAATTCAAGTCAAATATTGACCTTATCAAATGGTTCTGGTATTCAGCCAGTTATGAAATCCGTTGACGAACACATACTCCGAGTCACTAAGGAAATTATAGTCAAGTTCATTGAGATGGGCCGGCTGTCGCCTTCCAACGTCCATGAATCTTTCAAGGATGTTTACAAGACCGTCAATGATACCGTGAAAAAGAATCTGGATACGCCCCAAGATGCCTCATCCGGCTCACCGAACGCCTGAATCCCGCGTGTTTAAGCGAGTACTGGCCGCAATTAAAGCAGGTTTGAAAAAAGGGTGGGACGGCCTGATCTGGCTGGTTAAAATTCTTGTGCCGATCTCCTTTGCAACGGCGTTAATGCTGCATTATCAGCTTTTGCACCACCTTGATTTCCTTTTACAGCCCATGATGAGCATGATCCATCTGCCCGCATCTGCGGCCATTGTTCTGGTTATCGGCGTTTTTACAGGTATCTACGGCACTGTGGCTGCCCTGTCTGTTATGTCCTTTTCCATGGCGCACATGATCCTGATCGCCGTGTTTACCCTGATCTCCCATAATCTGATTCAGGAAAGCATGGTTCAGGCCAAATCAGGATTGCGGTTTTCAACGGCGTTTGCCTTCCGCCTGGTCATGTCCTTTGTTGTCACAATGATCTGTGGATGGATCATGGGGGTGGATCCCGACAGTGCCGGACCGGCGGGTGTGGCGGCTTTGCAGGCGGCACCGGGCCCGCTTGCCGTCATGCTGATTGACTGGGCCACAGGCACGGCCTGGCTGTGCTTAAAAATTTTGTGCATTATCATGACGTTGATGGTGGTCATGGAATTGGCAAGAACCTTTCGTATTATCGAGGCTGTGACGCGGATTACAGCCCCTGTTTTAAGGTTGCTGGGGCTGGACCGATCCTGTGCGCTGCTTTGGATGACCGCGGCGGTCTTTGGTCTGGCTTACGGAGCTGCCGTCATCGTTGAAGAGACAAAAAACGGTAGTCATGAACCCATGATCTTAACCCGGCTTCATCTCTCCATCGGGGTCAATCATGCCATGATTGAGGATCCGTCCTTATTTCTCTCTTTGGGTCTGCCTGCATTCTGGCTATGGGTCCCCAGGCTTGTGGCTGCCATGGCTGCTGCCTGGCTTCATATGGGGTTTTCTTTGGCAAGGAGATTTTATGCTGCACGCCCTGGTCATAAAAAACTTTGCGATCATTGAGGATTTGCGCATTGAATTCGGTCCCGGCCTTTCTGTGCTGACAGGGGAAACCGGGGCAGGAAAATCAATTATCATCCAGGCCGTAAATTTGCTTTTGGGATCACGGGCATCGGCTGATCTGGTACGTACCGGAAAGGACAATGCCGAACTTGAAGCTGTGTTTGACATCGCCCCCGATTCGCATGCTGCCCGACTCATGGCGGATCAGGATATGGATATTGAAGAAGGCCTGATCATCAGACGGGTGGTTTCTGCCGAAGGTAAAAGCAAAATTTATATCAACGCCCGCCAAACCACTCTGGATTTTTTAAAACAGGTGACTGAAAATTTGGCCGGTGTATCCAGCCAGCATGCCCACCAGGGATTGCTTAAAGAAGATCAGCACCTGGATATCCTGGACGAGTTTGCCCAGACCCTTGATTTACGAAAAGATGTGGCAGCGCTTTACCGGCAGATTCTTCCTTTGAAAAAAGAGATCGCCGGTTTAAAGGTCGGAAAGGAAAAGGCTGAAAAGGAATTAGAACTGCTTCAATTTCAGGTGAATGAGATTGAAACCGCCAATATCCAGCCGGGAGAGGATGAAGAACTGGTTCAAAAACGCGATCAACTGCAGAATGCCGGGCAGATTTTTGAAGCCGTAAACGGTGCGGTGCATAATTTATATGACCGGGAGGGCTCGGTGCTGGATCAGCTTTCAGCGTTGTCTGCCCGGTTTGGCCGATTTTGCGGAACCCATGAAAAACTGGGAGCCCTGGCCCGGCGTCTGGACGAAATATCCTATGAACTCCAGGATCTGGTCTCAGAGTTCAGATCCTTTGCCGCAGTCATCGATCTGGACCCCCAGTCCCTGGATCAGGTGGACCAGCGCCTGGATCAGATTGCAAGACTTAAACGTAAATATGGCGGCAGTGTTGACACCATATTTGAGCAATACCGGAACATGGCACAGACCGTGGCTGATATCCAGGGGATTGATGGGCGGATAGAACAGCTGGAACAAGAGCAGAAGGGCTTGGTGGTCCAGATTCGCCAAAAGGCAAAGGCCCTGTCCATGCGGCGGCAGAAAGAGGGTCTGGCTCTGGCAAGGCAGGCAAAGGCAGAGCTTGGGGCTCTTGAAATGGGCCGGGCTTCCTTTGAGGTGGATTTTTCTACGGACCCATGCGATGATCCCAGCGAACTTGTGACGGAAGATAAGGAAAAAATATTTATCACAGGCATGGACAGGGTGCGGTTTTTGCTCAGTCCAAACCCCGGGGAAACCCCAAAGCCTTTGGCAAAAATCGCCTCGGGCGGAGAACTGTCCCGGATTGTTCTGGCACTTAAGGCGGTGCTCTGCCGGGGCCACTCCTTTGAGACTCTGATTTTTGATGAGGTGGATGCCGGTATTGGCGGTGCGACATCCGACAAGGTCGGGCTTAAACTTAAAGAATTGGGGCGGGTTCAACAGGTAATT
Encoded here:
- the recN gene encoding DNA repair protein RecN, which codes for MLHALVIKNFAIIEDLRIEFGPGLSVLTGETGAGKSIIIQAVNLLLGSRASADLVRTGKDNAELEAVFDIAPDSHAARLMADQDMDIEEGLIIRRVVSAEGKSKIYINARQTTLDFLKQVTENLAGVSSQHAHQGLLKEDQHLDILDEFAQTLDLRKDVAALYRQILPLKKEIAGLKVGKEKAEKELELLQFQVNEIETANIQPGEDEELVQKRDQLQNAGQIFEAVNGAVHNLYDREGSVLDQLSALSARFGRFCGTHEKLGALARRLDEISYELQDLVSEFRSFAAVIDLDPQSLDQVDQRLDQIARLKRKYGGSVDTIFEQYRNMAQTVADIQGIDGRIEQLEQEQKGLVVQIRQKAKALSMRRQKEGLALARQAKAELGALEMGRASFEVDFSTDPCDDPSELVTEDKEKIFITGMDRVRFLLSPNPGETPKPLAKIASGGELSRIVLALKAVLCRGHSFETLIFDEVDAGIGGATSDKVGLKLKELGRVQQVICITHLAQIARYGNHQFRITKEVSDGRTATRITPLNCQEERIKELARMIGGSRITDATLVHARELLDTAQES